Proteins from one Impatiens glandulifera chromosome 2, dImpGla2.1, whole genome shotgun sequence genomic window:
- the LOC124923786 gene encoding transmembrane emp24 domain-containing protein p24delta9-like, giving the protein MMMMIDRSRVVSILLVLGFLSNVAESLRFDLQSSHTKCISEDIKSNSMTVGKYHVVNPNEDQPLPESHNLTIRVTSASGNSYHFADHVTFGQFAFQATEAGDYVTCFWAVDHKPQVTITVDFDWRTGISAKDWSNVAKKGSVDSMEFELKKLHEVITSIHEEMFYLREREEEMQELIKSTNSTMGWLSFLSLLVCLSVAGLQFWHLKSFFEKKKLI; this is encoded by the exons CGTAGCTGAATCTCTTCGATTTGATCTTCAATCGAGCCATACAAAATGCATATCCGAAGACATCAAGTCCAATTCAATGACCGTCGGGAAGTACCACGTAGTCAACCCTAACGAAGACCAGCCCCTACCGGAGTCTCACAATCTCACTATCAGG GTTACTTCGGCGTCTGGGAACAGCTATCACTTCGCGGATCATGTCACTTTTGGGCAGTTTGCTTTTCAAGCAACGGAAGCTGGGGACTACGTTACTTGCTTTTGGGCTGTTGATCACAAGCCTCAAGTTACTATAACTGTTGATTTTGATTGGAGGACCGGTATTTCTGCCAAGGACTGGTCTAATGTTGCTAAGAAAGGCTCAGTTGAT TCCATGGAATTTGAGCTGAAGAAGTTACATGAGGTGATTACTTCGATTCATGAAGAGATGTTTTATCTGCGTGAAAG GGAGGAAGAAATGCAGGAGCTTATAAAGAGCACAAACTCGACAATGGGTTGGTTAAGTTTTCTTTCCCTGTTAGTTTGCCTATCAGTGGCTGGTTTGCAGTTCTGGCACTTGAAGAGCTTTTTCGAAAAGAAGAAGCTCATTTAG
- the LOC124923785 gene encoding rhamnogalacturonan I rhamnosyltransferase 1, with product MEVRSESVQVRLDKVPPTQVIPRTRLQVWFIRVCSSILIWTCLVQLVAVGELWHPKFLSGFSYTFTGVTSRDSSILDKHLPSPPPPPPPPPPSPPPPPPPLRPERNYKSNGFLKVSCNGGLNQMRAAICDMVAVARLLNLTLVVPELDKTSFWADPSNFEDIFDVTYFINSLRDEVRVVRRLPKKFNRNNDFQPLKMAPISWSNENYYLQQILPLFSKHEVVHFNRTDTRLANNGIQPWLQKLRCRVNFEALRFTPQIEALGSKLVNILQSKGSFVALHLRYEMDMLAFSGCAHGCTIEETEELKRLRYAFPWWREKEIVSEERRSQGLCPLTPEEAALALQALGFDNSTQIYIASGEIYGSERRLSALRSVFPLIVKKEKLLDREELRNFQNHSSQMAALDFMVSVASDIFIPSYDGNMARVVEGHRRYLGFKKTIKLDRKKLVELVDKHLNGTILWDEFSMAVRSSHEKRMGQADRRIIIPEKPKEEDYFYANPLECFCDRTNCSHLLPPDNNSTIIE from the exons ATGGAGGTTAGATCTGAGAGTGTTCAAGTGAGACTGGATAAGGTACCGCCGACGCAGGTTATACCCAGGACGCGTTTGCAGGTCTGGTTCATCAGAGTATGTTCTAGCATTTTGATATGGACTTGTTTGGTTCAGCTTGTCGCTGTCGGAGAGCTTTGGCATCCCAAGTTTCTATCCGGATTCTCATACACTTTCACCGGAGTCACTAGTAGAGATTCATCCATTCTTGATAAACACTTAccctctcctcctcctccaccacctccaCCTCCGCCAtcacctcctcctcctcctcctcccctCAGGCCAGAAA GGAACTACAAAAGTAATGGGTTTCTAAAGGTGTCCTGCAATGGAGGATTGAACCAGATGCGTGCTGCG ATATGTGATATGGTGGCAGTTGCTCGACTTTTGAATCTCACTTTGGTAGTTCCCGAGCTTGATAAAACCTCCTTTTGGGCTGATCCTAG TAATTTCGAGGACATTTTTGATGTGACATACTTCATTAATTCATTGAGAGATGAGGTTAGAGTTGTCAGAAGATTGCCAAAGAAGTTTAATCGAAATAATGACTTTCAGCCTCTGAAAATGGCCCCCATAAGCTGGTCGAATGAAAACTATTATCTGCAACAG ATATTGCCACTTTTCAGTAAACACGAAGTTGTGCATTTCAACAGAACAGATACACGTCTAGCCAACAACGGGATTCAACCATGGCTTCAAAAACTTAGGTGTCGTGTTAATTTTGAGGCACTTCGGTTCACTCCTCAAATAGAGGCTCTAGGATCCAAGTTGGTTAACATACTTCAATCAAAAGGATCTTTTGTGGCATTACATCTTAGATACGAGATGGATATGCTAGCTTTCTCTGGTTGTGCACACGGTTGTACAATAGAGGAAACTGAGGAGCTTAAACGTCTGAGGTACGCCTTTCCTTGGTGGCGAGAGAAGGAAATAGTTTCGGAAGAGAGAAGATCGCAGGGATTATGTCCTCTAACTCCGGAGGAGGCAGCATTAGCTCTTCAAGCGTTGGGGTTCGATAATAGCACGCAAATATATATAGCGTCTGGTGAAATTTATGGGAGCGAAAGGAGACTATCAGCATTGAGAAGCGTCTTTCCCTTAATT GTGAAAAAGGAAAAATTGCTGGATCGAGAAGAGTTGAGGAATTTTCAGAATCATTCTTCTCAAATGGCAGCTCTTGATTTCATGGTTTCAGTTGCTAGTGATATCTTCATTCCCTCTTACGATGGGAATATGGCAAGGGTCGTTGAAGGCCACCGCAg GTATCTAGGATTTAAGAAAACCATCAAACTAGACAGGAAAAAGCTTGTGGAGTTGGTTGATAAGCATCTAAACGGAACAATATTATGGGATGAGTTCTCTATGGCCGTGCGTTCATCCCACGAGAAAAGGATGGGGCAGGCTGATCGTCGAATAATCATCCCAGAAAAGCCTAAAGAAGAAGATTATTTCTATGCAAACCCGTTAGAATGTTTTTGTGACAGAACAAATTGCAGTCACCTGTTACCTCCAGATAATAATTCAACCATCATTGAATAA
- the LOC124923787 gene encoding uncharacterized protein LOC124923787 — translation MSSSPQLSDAPEVKSSQQDGKTPDSEEPKIVEDKGEINAGDSVNEKEEAGEEEEEEEGECGFCLFMKGGGCKESFIGWENCIEEAEKKNEDIVEKCFEVTTALKKCMEAHSDYYEPILHAEKRAEEEAVNELQREKQAKTSSEEDQQVDSKNPE, via the coding sequence ATGTCTTCGTCTCCTCAGCTTTCGGATGCCCCAGAAGTGAAATCGAGCCAACAAGATGGCAAGACCCCGGATTCGGAGGAACCCAAAATCGTTGAAGATAAAGGTGAGATCAATGCAGGTGATTCTGTAAACGAGAAGGAGGAGGCTGgggaagaagaggaggaagaggaaggagAATGTGGGTTTTGCCTGTTTATGAAAGGAGGTGGTTGCAAGGAGAGCTTCATTGGGTGGGAGAATTGCATAGAAGAGGctgagaagaagaatgaagatATAGTCGAGAAATGTTTTGAGGTCACAACAGCTCTAAAGAAATGTATGGAAGCTCATAGTGATTATTATGAGCCTATTCTCCATGCTGAGAAGAGGGCAGAAGAGGAAGCTGTCAATGAATTACAAAGAGAGAAACAAGCCAAGACTTCTTCTGAAGAAGATCAACAGGTTGATTCGAAAAACCCAGAATAA
- the LOC124925283 gene encoding galactoside 2-alpha-L-fucosyltransferase-like has protein sequence MDSGGLATMVLLSLKMRSMKGINVEITNDMMSLGGLLEEDSIKGSFCLSKRELALYRKPSPYKPSSYLVSRLRKYEAMHRKCGPNTKKYQEAVKLLISNYSSNEHEEDCKYLIWIPPKGLGNKLVSLVSTFLYALLTDRVLLLEQQISMKDLLCEPFENTTWLLPEDLPLRSEFGSLRHGSPFSYGNMLKTTNTNNQRPPFVYLHLAFDYDTHDMLFFCDEYQTPLRNVPWLVTRSDQYFAPSLFLMPFFEEELGKLFPEKDTVFHHLGRYLLHPSNVVWGLVKRYYDSYLANAEERIGIQIRDFRTTPLGFTRMKKHIYNYYLPHFSHDESSSREIKDLCNVTSLDLHMMDRIVSCFLENKLLPKVVHNRNYDDTLSTRSKAVLVTSLTSSYYDKISDMYWDHATETGEGIGVYQPSHEGVQHSDMTSHNAKAWAEIYLLSLMDVVITSPVSSFGYVAQGLGGKRAWMINGPHREFVSDSEPSCFQVASMEPCFHNPPYYDCKARGRADTGSVAPYVQHCEDLKWGLKLVDAH, from the exons ATGGACTCCGGAGGATTAGCAACCATGGTGTTGCTAAGTCTCAAAATGAGGTCCATGAAAG gtATTAACGTTGAAATAACCAATGACATGATGTCGCTTGGGGGACTCCTCGAAGAGGATTCCATTAAAGGGTCGTTTTGCTTAAGCAAACGCGAATTAGCCCTTTATCGTAAACCTTCACCATACAAGCCATCTTCCTATCTTGTTTCGAGATTACGAAAATACGAAGCAATGCATAGAAAGTGTGGCCCTAACACGAAAAAATACCAAGAAGCCGTCAAGTTGTTGATATCTAATTATTCAAGCAATGAACATGAAGAGGATTGCAAATACCTCATTTGGATTCCTCCAAAGGGGTTGGGCAATAAGTTAGTGAGTCTAGTCTCTACATTTCTATACGCACTCCTTACCGATAGGGTTTTGCTACTCGAGCAACAAATAAGTATGAAAGATCTCTTGTGCGAGCCGTTTGAGAATACAACGTGGCTACTCCCCGAGGATTTACCTTTGAGGAGTGAATTCGGGAGTTTGCGACATGGTTCTCCCTTTTCTTATGGAAACATGCTAAAGACGACGAACACAAACAACCAACGTCCTCCTTTTGTATATCTTCATTTGGCTTTCGATTACGACACTCACGACATGCTCTTCTTTTGCGACGAGTATCAAACTCCATTACGCAATGTTCCGTGGTTGGTGACGAGATCGGACCAATATTTCGCACCGTCGTTATTCTTAATGCCCTTCTTCGAGGAAGAACTCGGAAAGCTATTTCCCGAGAAGGATACCGTTTTCCATCACTTGGGACGATACTTATTACACCCTTCTAACGTCGTGTGGGGGCTTGTAAAGAGGTACTACGACTCGTATTTAGCCAACGCGGAGGAGAGAATAGGGATTCAAATAAGAGACTTCCGCACCACTCCATTGGGATTTACGAGGATGAAGAAACACATATATAACTACTATCTCCCGCATTTTTCTCACGACGAATCGAGCAGCCGTGAGATAAAGGATCTTTGTAACGTAACTAGCTTGGACCTACACATGATGGATCGTATCGTCTCGTGCTTTCTCGAAAACAAACTCTTGCCGAAAGTAGTACATAATCGAAATTACGATGACACCCTTTCGACAAGATCGAAAGCGGTGTTGGTAACTTCTTTGACATCATCATACTACGACAAAATAAGCGACATGTATTGGGATCATGCGACCGAGACTGGTGAAGGGATCGGAGTGTACCAACCGAGCCACGAGGGGGTCCAACATAGCGACATGACGAGTCACAACGCGAAGGCGTGGGCGGAGATATATTTGTTGAGTTTGATGGATGTGGTGATAACGAGCCCGGTTTCGTCTTTCGGGTATGTGGCTCAAGGACTTGGAGGGAAAAGAGCGTGGATGATAAACGGGCCACACCGAGAATTTGTGTCGGATTCGGAACCATCGTGTTTTCAAGTAGCCTCGATGGAGCCTTGTTTTCATAATCCTCCATATTATGATTGTAAGGCTAGAGGTAGAGCTGACACTGGATCAGTGGCTCCTTATGTGCAACATTGTGAGGATTTGAAGTGGGGGCTTAAATTGGTTGATGCTCATTAG
- the LOC124925284 gene encoding probable fucosyltransferase 9 produces MKWRWIIGLASSFLLVCFMYNELSAVSDIGAGLAATILLRLTSHQNPRSDQLHKDRLLGGLLEELGSNHVSSCISKRESVLYRKTSPYKPSSYLVSRLRKYESMHRNCGPGTKPFEESLKLLSQLNMSHDHDHDQCKYLVWLPSNGLGNRLVSIVSTFLYALLTDRILLIDESKNIEDLLCEPFENATWLLPPDFPLKNSFRNFRRGYPHSYGNRIMKNATNSIIHLPFMYLHLLFDYSEHDKLFYCDEYQIPLQEIPWLVLRSDEYFAPSLFLMPGYDQELERLFPKKDTVFHHLGRYLFHPSNDVWGLVKRYYNTYLAKADERIGIQIRDFKTTPMAFKWMKKQIFSYYLPHFTKDESTTSHIRDICSVASLEKHMLDRVISCTFDRQILPKLRKTNNDTIPSGRGKRGSMAILTTSLSLSYYDNIRNMCWEHQTETGEVIGVYQPSHEDSQQSEEMTHNMKAWAEIYLLSLMDVLITSPFSTFGYVAQGLGGMQSWIINSPYREIESSEPSCILGKSMEPCFHSPPYFDCKAKTGANAGLISPYVQHCEDLKWGIKLVDDHI; encoded by the exons ATGAAGTGGAGATGGATAATAGGATTagcttcttcttttcttcttgtcTGTTTTATGTATAATGAACTATCTGCAGTTTCCGACATTGGTGCAGGATTAGCAGCTACAATCCTGCTTAGATTAACTTCTCATCAGAATCCCAGATCAG ATCAATTGCACAAGGACAGACTGCTTGGAGGATTATTAGAAGAATTGGGATCCAATCATGTTTCTTCTTGCATTAGCAAACGCGAATCTGTCCTCTATCGCAAAACCTCGCCATACAAACCGTCGTCTTATCTTGTTTCCAGGCTGCGAAAATACGAATCCATGCATAGAAACTGCGGCCCTGGAACTAAACCCTTTGAAGAATCATTGAAGCTTTTGTCCCAGCTTAATATGAgccatgatcatgatcatgatcaatgCAAGTACCTCGTTTGGCTTCCTTCTAATGGATTAGGAAACCGACTCGTCAGCATCGTCTCCACTTTCCTCTACGCCCTCCTCACCGATCGAATCTTGCTCATCGACGAGTCCAAGAACATCGAAGATCTCCTTTGCGAGCCCTTCGAGAATGCCACGTGGTTGCTCCCTCCTGATTTCCCTCTGAAGAACAGCTTTCGAAATTTCCGGCGCGGGTATCCTCATTCTTACGGGAACAGGATCATGAAGAACGCGACAAATTCGATAATTCATCTGCCTTTCATGTACCTTCATCTTCTCTTCGATTACTCCGAACACGACAAGCTATTCTACTGCGACGAATACCAGATCCCACTCCAAGAAATCCCGTGGCTGGTTTTGAGATCAGACGAGTATTTCGCGCCGTCTCTGTTTTTAATGCCTGGCTACGATCAAGAACTCGAAAGGCTATTCCCGAAGAAGGACACTGTTTTTCATCACTTAGGAAGATACCTTTTCCACCCTTCAAATGATGTATGGGGACTAGTTAAAAGATACTACAACACATATCTAGCGAAAGCAGATGAAAGAATTGGAATCCAAATAAGGGATTTCAAGACCACTCCAATGGCTTTCAAATGGATGAAGAAGCAAATCTTCAGCTATTACCTTCCACATTTCACTAAGGATGAATCAACTACTAGTCATATTCGAGACATTTGTAGCGTAGCCAGCTTGGAAAAACACATGCTGGATCGAGTCATATCTTGCACCTTCGATCGTCAAATTCTACCTAAACTACGTAAAACCAACAACGACACGATTCCGAGTGGGAGAGGAAAACGAGGATCGATGGCCATCTTGACAACTTCCTTGAGCTTGTCATACTATGACAACATTAGAAACATGTGTTGGGAACATCAAACGGAAACAGGAGAGGTGATTGGAGTTTACCAGCCTAGCCATGAAGATAGCCAGCAAAGTGAGGAGATGACACACAACATGAAGGCGTGGGCGGAGATCTATCTTCTAAGTTTGATGGATGTGTTGATAACGAGTCCATTTTCGACTTTCGGGTATGTAGCTCAAGGGCTTGGAGGTATGCAATCATGGATTATAAACAGTCCTTACAGAGAAATCGAAAGCTCGGAGCCTTCATGCATTTTGGGTAAGTCCATGGAGCCATGTTTCCACTCCCCTCCTTATTTTGATTGCAAGGCTAAAACCGGAGCCAATGCCGGGTTGATTAGTCCGTATGTGCAGCATTGTGAGGATTTGAAATGGGGGATTAAGTTGGTTGATGATCATATATAA